The Pseudoalteromonas rubra region AGTTGCCCGATGGGGGATGTGTTTTTTGACAACGTGTTTGTCAACGAATCACAACGCATCGGTTTTGAAGGAGCTGGCGGCGCTATCTTTCATGACTCTATGATCTGGGAAAAAGGCTGTCTGTTTGCACTGTTTGTTGGTGCCCTGGACAGGTTACTTGAGAGCACGCTGAACTATGCCACTGAGCGCAAGCAGTTTGGTAAAAAAATCGGTCATTTTCAGTCGGTTTCTAACCGTATTATTGATATCAAACTGCGCCTTGAGCAGTGTCGCCTGATGCTCTATCGCGCAGGCTGGAAATACGACCAGGGACAAGATGCTGAGATTGACATTGCTATGAGCAAGCTGTTGATTTCGGACTACGCCGTCCAGTCTTCACTGGATGCCATTGCCACTTTTGGTGGCGCTGCAATCGATGCGGATATGGGCATTGTCCAGGTGCTCCTGGATACGTTGCCCAGCCGTATTTTCTCCGGCACCAATGATATTCAACGCGAGATCATCGCCCGAAAACTTGGCTTAAGAGGAGCCTGAACATGCTAGTTCAACGGATCTTTGCAGTACTCTATATGCTGGCCGGACTGGCCAAAGCATTTCCACAATTAGAAAATGTCCCCGACATTCTGCGCCAAGCAGCCGCAGCCAATCAGGGCACCTGGTATGCTGGGATCAGTAATCTGTTAGCCCAGCATGGTGATATCACCAATGTAATTGTCGCAATCGCACTATTTGGCTCAGGTCTGGTGTTATGGCTCAATCCACGCTGGACGCGCTTTGTGATCTACGGCCAGCTTGTCATGATGGCAGTCTTCATCACCTTACTGCATCGCTCTCAGCCACAAGTGATCCCGCTGGATGCCATTTTTATCATCGCAGCACTGGCGATGTTACGTCAGCAATTTCGCCGTACTGCTACTAAACGTGTATTTGCCAGCCAGGATTTTGCCAAACCCAAAGCGCAAGCAAAGTCACCCGACAAACCGAAGCTGGCAGATGAGTATGACGTGATCATCATAGGTGCTGGTATCTCAGGCCTGACCGCCGCCAGCGAATTTACCACAGAGCGTGTACTGGTACTGGAGAAAAGCCCCACCTTCGGCGGTAATGCGCGCTGTAACAGTCATCGCTCACTATCGCATCCGATTGCCGGGGTGTGTTTCCAACAGCCCGTGCCAGGCTCAGATATGGATCAGCTGCTGACTAAACTGGACCTGCAAAATAAATTTAAAACCAATGCCGAAGATACGTTAGTTTTCTTCGATACAGTTCTACTGCTCAAGTGTCTCAATGAGATCACTTTAGGCTTTATAAAATTTCCCAGCTACCTGCTTAAACCATCAGTTTGGGGGTTAACAGGCCAGCTACTGCTGAACGCCTTGATTGGAAAGCCTTATGTTGTTGCCGCCAAGCAACTGGGCGATCCCATCTTCGCTGACCTGTATCAGTTTCTTGACGAATTTGCTGCCACTACAGATCGCTTCCCACACGTGCCCTGGCATGAACAAACTGGCTGGAGCAAAGAAGAAATGGTGCAGCTGGACTGCCTATCTTTATACAGTTATCTGTTCGAGCCGGAAAAAACCGCATCATTCCCAGCGCATTTACAACCACCTCGTAAGCTCGGCAAGCTGGTTGAAAATGCGGTAACAACCACGCTCAGAGTCGAGTGTCTGGATATCCATGAAGTTTCGGCCTACGTAGGCCTGCACTTTCTCGTTGGTTATCTGCGTGGCAATTTAGTCACCCTACCAGGCGGTAATGGCCATATCAGCGAAGCTTTGGTTGCCCACCTGCACAAACAAACGAACATCACACTATTGAGCGATGTGGTACTGACCAATCTGGACAATACCGAAGCGAGCGTGCAACTGACCGCCAAAGTACAGCACCATAATATCTCGGTCAAAGCCAAAAAGCTGATTTGGGCCGCGCCCAAGCATCACGTGACAGATTGGCTCCCAACGCTACCAGAAACCCAGATCAAGGCCATCAAAGCCATTCGTCACGAAGATTATTATCTCGCCAATGCACTGTTATCACGCCCGGTGCTCAGCCATTCCTTTGGCGGTTACCTGATTGAACCCGACCGCCCAGAGAAACCGTACGCCTGGTGTAAAGCTGGTACCTGCCTGGTCGCTAACTGGATGGACAGCGATAGCCGCAGCGAAGGCGGCGTGCTGACCTTGCTCAAACCAACGACACGCGAAGAACGACAAGGGCGCACAGCAGAAAACGACTTTACCGGATTGCAGCAGCAGACCTACCGCGAAATCTCACTGATGTTAAATAATATCGGTGTTGACCCGCGCATCGTTGAAGACATTCAGATCTGGTACTGGCCTGACGCCTTGGTCACTTCGGTCATTGGGCAACAGGCCAGCGGCCTATTTCAAAGTGCCTCACAACCACATTTTAGCGTGCACTTTGCCAATCAGGACAGCGTTGGGATAGGTAACCTTGAAAGTGCCATCTTTGCCGGCAAACAGGCTGCAACACAAATTAAACGCGCATTACAACATACGGATACAACCGCCATTTCGCGTAATAAGGAGACGGTATAATGAGCCAATCACTCGTCGTCGCCCTCAGTGGCAACGAACAACTGGAATTAGGTCACCTAGGCGGCAAAGGCCACTCACTGAATCATCTGATCCGTGCAGGCCTGCCCGTCCCACCTGCTTTTTGCATCACTGCAGAGGCCTATCAAACCTTTGTTAACACCGCATTGCCGGATGACTTGCTCAGTGCGCCTGAGCTGGATAAGGTGCGAGATACTATCCTCAGTGCCGATATTCCTGAGCAGTTACGTACTGCCATTGCATCAGCCTATCAGGGACTGGGCGACAATGCACAAATAGCCGTTCGTTCGTCGGCCCTCGACGAAGATGGCCAGAGCCAGAGTTTTGCTGGTCAGTACGAAACTTACCTGCATGTGCAGGGTAACGACAGTGTGATGGAAAAAGTTCGCGCATGCTGGGCTTCATTGTGGGCAGAACGTGCTGCCGGATATCGCAACAGCAGTGCTGCGGATACCGCCATTGCCGTGGTGTTACAAACTATGGTGGATGCTGATGCTGCCGGAGTCATGTTCACTCAGGACCCGCTCAGTGGCGACACCAATAAAGTGGTCATAGATAGCTGCTGGGGCCTGGGTGAAGGTGTGGTATCCGGACAAGTAAGTACCGACAGCTTTATCCTCGACAAAGACAGCGGTGAGCTGCTGCAACAAGAGATCCGCGTTAAGCCTCAATATTGTCAGCGCAACGCACAAGGCCAGGTTACCTTGCTAAGTACGCCAGAGGCGCAACAGCAGTCAGCCAGCCTGAACGAAGCTCAGCTCGCACAGTTGCTCACTTTGGCTAAGCAGGCACAGGCACTCTATCAGACCGAACTGGACATCGAGTGGGCCCTGAAGGATGACAAGATCTGGCTACTCCAGGCCCGCCCGGTCACCACTCAGGCCAGTAAAGCAGAACCCATTTATGCGAACCCCTGGGAGCAGGATCAACGTATTAAAGAGGGGGCATTTTTTTCTCGTATGGACACCGGTGAAATCGTCACTGGACTCATGACCCCACTCGGCCTGTCATTTTGTGAGTTCTATCAGAAGCACATTCATGGCCCGGCCATCAAAACCATGGGCCTGGCTGACATCAGCGACTGGCAAGTTTATATGGGCTACATTCAGGGTCAGGTATATCTGAATATCTCCGGCTCCGCACACATGCTGCGCCAGTGCCCGCCCACCCGGGATGAGATGAAGTTCACCACCCGCTATGCGACGTCAGATATCGATTTCAGCAACTACCGTAACCCTTATGGACCTGGTGTAGAGGGCTGGGATTATGCGAAAAGTGCCTGGCACTGGTTAAAACAGCAAGTTCACAATATGCGCAATGCCGGTAAAATCGTGGATGACATGATTGCACTGCGCGAAAGCGAAACGAAGCGCTTTTTGGCGCTGGATTTGCCCAGTATGTCACTCAGTGAGCTGGACAAAGAGCTGACCCGAATCGACACCTACTTTTTGGACTCCTGCGCCGCTTACATGCCTTTCTTTTTACAGTCATTTGCGCTGTACGATGCACTGGCTGAGACCTGTGAAGAACACTTCAAAGATCAAGGCGAAGGGCTGCAAAATCGCATTAAAGCCTCCATGAACAACCTGCGAACCATAGAAGTGACACGGGGGATCCTGGATCTTGTCGAACAGGTTCAGAGTAATCCTGAGCTAAAAGCCGTGTTTGAACGTTTTGAGGCTGAAGAACTGGTAAGCATCCTCCCCGCGCATCCGCTGGGGCAACCATTCTGGCAGGGGCCATTTGAAGCCTTTTTGCTCGAATTTGGCGCCCGTGGCCGTCAGGAGTTTGAATTGAGTATTCCACGCTGGCGTGACGATCCCAGTTACTTGTTACAGGTCATGAAAATGTACCTGAAACACCCGGTCGATCTGGAGAAGAAGCTCAAAGAGACCGAAAGCTTGCGCGAAGCCGACAGCGAGCAACTCTTTAAAGCTTTACCCGCCGGTGCGCGCTTTAAACTTAAGACCATTATCAAACTATATGGGGTTATGGCAGAGCGCCGTGAAGCGACTCGCCCTACCTTTATTACAGAGACCTGGTTCTATCGCTGCATCATTCTTGAAGTACTGTCGCGCCTGGAGCGAGACAATCTGGCGAAAGTAGCCGACTTGCCTTATATCGATTTCAACCGCCTGCGTGATTATGTCGCCGGACGCATGGGGGCCGCTGAGGCATTCAGCGAATCTCTGCTCAATGCCAATCGCCACAGTCACTTGTTCAACTTGCATGCTGAAGAGCCACCAATGGCAATCATTGGCCCATATACGCCAAAAATGAAGACCACGGCACAAACACACAGCGATTCGATGAGTGGCCTGGCCGCCAGCCCCGGCAAGATAGTCGCCAAGGCACGGGTTATTACCGATCTGCAAGCACAGGCTGGTGAATTGGAGCCTGGAGAGATTTTGGTCGCACGCTTTACCGATGCCAGCTGGACGCCTTTATTTGCACTCGCCAGCGGAGTTGTCACGGACATCGGGTCCACACTATCTCACAGCTGTATTGTGGCACGTGAATTTGGCATTCCGGCTGTCGTGAACTTACACAGTGCAACCCAGGCGATTAAAAGTGGCGACACGCTGATCCTCGACGGAGATCAGGGCACGGTGATCATTCAGCGGGAATAATCTAATCCATCGCGGGCCACAGGCCCGCATCTCAACATTTAACTTAACAATACAACGGCAAGTAGCGTGCTGCCGCCGTTGCGGGTCGTTGCGTGCAGTTTTTTATGACGAACCGAGTTTTAGCAGGCAGCAGAAGGAATAAATTATGACAAGCATTACAGGATTAAGCACTCAGTCGAGCGCATCCGGCTTTGAGCATATTTGGCAAGCCGAGACACAGCGCAGTGGTGCAAAGCAGGATACCATCACCGTGGGTGTAATTGTCGTAACCCGAGATGAGCAATTCTTTCATACCGGGTTAAGTGTACTCAGCGACATTCGGGAGTACGTCTTTAACCGAGTACATATTCAATCAGAGCTGGCGTTGAAAAACCCGTCTTTAGTACCTTGCTCGCTGTATGACGAAGTGAGAGACAAAGCCATCCACTTTTTAAAGGGACAAAAGAAAGCCATCAATATCCAGGTGATCCAATGTGCCAGCCTGGCTGAAGCGACCGGAAAAGTCATTCACAGTAACGCGCTCAATGAGCAGCCCGATTTTCAGGTCGGCATGCTGTTTTATGATCAAACCTCAATGGGGTTTCAGGACGACAGCATAGATCAGATAGACCGGGACCTGGATGCCTTTTACCGGGCGATGCAGAAAATCGGCATTCCTGCTTTTTATACCAGCTTCTCGACCGTCACCTTTATTCGCTCACTGCGCACGCCCTACAGCTACCTCCCTCAGCAATATAGAGAGATAGTGCGCAGTACCGATCCGGCGACATTCCAGACCGAACTATTGCGTCTGTGGATGGATTTTTTCGAAATGAACTATGCCAATCGGCGGGTCAAGCCTGTCGGCTCGCTGGCGCTACACAACACCCTGGGCGACCAGCTCATCAACTTCTTTGCCCGTACAGCACCAGAGCACTGGCTGATGTCTTATTATACCGGCTCCGTCGTATCTAATTTGATCGGTCACCTGGACCGCCACGCCGAACAACAAGGCGCACTGGTGCTACGTGGTCCAAATGAACATGCAATTGCCTGTGGTGCCATGGCGAACTGGCAACTCTACCGCATGCCATTTTTGGCGGTCGTCACCTCTGGCATGATGGACGAATTCAAAGGCACGCTGGCGAATCTGAAAGAAACCGCCGCGCAGGGGATCATCGTCGTTGCAGAAAATCGCCTGAGTCAATGGTATAGCTTTCAGGGCACCATCACGGCCAGCGAAGATATGCGCGATGTATTGGCTGCTAAGCGCATTCCCTATGTATATATGGATGAAATCGAGCAGATCGGTGAAAATCTGGCTGAGGTATATCGTCTCTATCACCAGGGTCAGGGACCAGTGGTGATCCTGGCAACGCAAAATGTGCTGGAATCTTCAATAGAGCTGGACCTGCCAGCACTTGAGGCCTTGCCAGCCAGCCCAAGCGATGAGCCTGTTGAAATCATGACAGAGGAACTCCGTCAGGCCATCGACCTCATCAATCACGGGCCTGAAAAATTGGTCTGGCAACTCGGGCCCGTCAGTGATGACGAGTATGCCCTGATCCATGAAATTGCCCAGCAAGCAGGTATTGCACTGGTAGACAGCCTCGCCCACCCAGGCACAGCCCCTAAATACTATCAGGGTAAGCGCAACGACAATTATCTCGGCACCCTGGCTATTTATGGTTATACCCCGAGGGTTTACAACTATTTTCATACCAATGACAAGCTTAACAGCACCGATGAACAGTGTTTGTTTATGCTCAAAAGCCGTGTCGCACAGATAGCCACACCATTTTCCGATGGTCGCCTTGAACGTAAGGTTCATCTGGTCCAGCTAACCCAAGAACAAAGCCATCTGTCACCCTTTGCTGACCTGCATTTACACATGCGCTGTCGCGATTTTCTGCAGGCGGTCAAAAAGCACCTGAATGTCAGTGAGTCATTACGTGCCAGGCGTATGGCTAAGATCATGGCTTACCCGGATACGCAATCTGATGTACTCAGTAAACTGCCCAGTCTGCCCATGTCGCCTAACTATTTCTTCTGTCAGCTTAACCGTGTGATAGAAGACTTAATCGAGCACGAGGACTATGACTACACCGGGGTGTACGATGTTGGCCGCTGTGGCATTTCTGCGGTGCGCAATGTGGCAAAAACACGTCGCGGCTTTTCCGGCTGGTATGGCCGAGCATTGATGGGCGATGCCCTGCTCGCCAGCGGTTATCTGGCTTACACCAGCCCAACCAATGTCATTGCCTTTATCGGCGACGGGGCCAAAGGCATAGTGCCGGATATCCTCCCGGCATTTATCGACAATATTCTGACCCACCCACAGCTACTCGATAAGAGCATCAGTGTGTTTTATTTCTGCAATGGTGGCCTGTCAGTCATTAACACTTATCAGGAGCGGATCCTGTTTAATCGCACCTCGCGCCAGATGCGCCTGGTTAACCTGGCGCAGTCACAATTTGAACAACAAATTGGCGACTTTGATATTTCTGCGCAAACCCTGACCCAGTTCGACGAAACTGCCGTTCGCACAGCACTCACGGCACAAAAACGGCTGACCCTATTCTCTGTGGTCCTCGGCCACAACAATGAAGGGGATGGCATTTCTCTGGCCACAGCCAAAGGCTGGCAACGCGACAGTGCCGATCCCGTTACGCATAACACAGACTCAGACATGCCACCAGCACAGGAAGTTAACTCATGAAGTTTGGATTTATCGCCCACCCGACCTCAGTCGGCCTGAAACGTTACGTGAAAATGCTCGATCTACTGCAACGTAACACCCAAGATCAGCATACCGGCTATAACCGCGAGCTATGGGGCAAAGCAAACCTGGTGCCCTTTATGAACTTTGCCAAGATCACGTCCGCCAGCGGCGCAACCTGTGAGGGCATGATCAAATACATGCCACTGATCGCTGAGGAGATGATAGCCGATCCCAGAGCCATTGCTGAGCGTGTCGTTGCGGGCGTAGAAGAGTTTGTCGCCGACGGTGCTGAATTAGTTGGCCTGGGTGGATTTACCTCGATAGTTGGTCGTCGTGGAGAAGCCACAGCCGCCAAATCCCCCATTCCCATCACCTCAGGGAATTCACTGACCACCTATGCCGGCTACAAAGCCCTGATGCAAATTAAAGAGTGGTTGGACATCAATCCGGAAAAAGAAACCGTCGCTATCGTGGGCTATCCGGGTTCCATTTGCCTGGCACTCAGCCGGTTACTGCTCGCCGAGGGCTTTAACCTGAAACTGCTGCACCGCGCCGGTCACAAAGACAAAGCGGAAATGCTCAGTCACCTGCCCGAGCAGTACCACCACCGAGTTACTCTGACTGGCGACCCGGACGATCTGTATGACGAGTGCAAATTATTTGCCGGTGCCACCTCAGCCGGTGGCGTGATTGATGTAGCCAAGCTACAACCTGGTTCCATTTTCATCGATGTGGCACTGCCACGCGACGTCAATGTCGATGCCCGTCCTGCCCGCGATGACATTTTGATCATCGATGGTGGCTGTGTCACAGCCACTGATGCAGTCAAATTGGGAGGCGAGTCACTGAATGTCACCATTAAACAGCAGCTCAATGGGTGTATGGCCGAGACCATTATCCTGGCCCTGGAGCAGCGCCGGGAGAATTACTCTCTGGGCCGTTATCTGGAACCGGTCAAAGTGCTTGAAATCGGTGAGCTGGCTGAGAAACATGGCTTTTATGCCTATCCACTTGCCTCATTTGGGGAACGTATTGACCGCCAGCATGTCACCAACCTGAAGCGCTATTATCATCAGGACATCTATGCCATCGACAAGGGCGACACCAGTCAGCGTCTGACCTTTATCGACAACATCATTGCCCAGGACCCGGCCAAAGAAGACACGCTGGACCGCCACCACCAGTTTATTAACCCAATGATGGTGGAGTTTTTAAAACAACAACGCTGCGACAATGTGTTCCGCAAGGCACAAGGCACCATGCTCTACGATAACGACGGCACAGGCTATCTCGATATGGTCGCGGGCTACGGCTGCCTTAATCTGGGTCACAATCCCAGCGCCGTCAGCCAGGCAGTCAAAACCTTCCTGGATGAGCAAGGTCCCAATTTCATTCAGTATATATCCGTGCCGGAGCACACCGCCAAACTGGCTGAGGTCCTTTGTCACCTGGCTCCCGGTGAGATGGGACGCGTGTTTTTCAGTAACTCAGGAACAGAGGCCGTAGAAGCCGCCATTAAACTGGCCAAAGCCGCCACCGGCAAGCCAGGCATTGCGTATCTGAAAAACAGCTACCACGGTAAAACACTCGGTGCCTTGTCTATCACAGGACGGGAAAAACACCGTAAATACTTCCAGCCGCTGATCCAGGCCATGGTCGAAGTACCCTTTGCCGACCTCGACGCTTTACGCGAAGCTCTGCAAAGAGACGATGTGGGTGCATTGATGCTGGAGCCCATTCAGGGGGAAGGCGGTGTCCACGTGCCACCAGCCGGATACCTGAGCGCAGTGCAACAGATCTGTCGCGATACCGGTACCTTGCTGATGGTGGATGAGATCCAGACTGGCCTGGCCCGCACCGGCAAACTCTTTGCCTGTGAATGGGAAGGCATTGAGCCTGACGTGCTGATGCTGTCCAAGTCACTGTCCGGTGGTTTACTGCCCATTGGCGCCACTTTGTGTCGCAGCGATGTCTGGCAGCGTGCCTACGGTACCTCAGATCGCTTCTTAGTCCATACCTCCACCTTTGGCGGCGGTAACCTGGCTTCTGTCGCCGCACTCACTGCACTGCGAGAGATAGTCGCGCAAGATTTGGCAGCCCGTGCTGATGAGCTGGGCAGCTATTTTAAATCTGAACTACAAACCATCGCCGACCAGTACCCCTTTATCGCCGAAATTCGGGGTCAGGGTCTGATGCTGGGGATCCAGTTTGAACAGACCTTTGACGGCGCTGTTGCGGCTTCTGCCAGAGAGTTTGCCACCCGTCTGCCGGGTGACTGGCATAGCACCTGGAAATTCTTACCCGACCCGGTGCGGGAGCATCTGCAAGCTGCCATGACACGCATGGAACAAACACTGGGAGAAATGTTCTGCCTGAAGTTTGTCACTAAGTTCTGCCTGGATCATCAGATCCTCACCTTTGTTACTGCCAACAGTTCAACGGTGATACGGATCCAGCCGCCATTGGTGATCAGCAAACCCGAGATTGACCGCTTCGTCAGCGCCTTCGCCAGTGTCTGCGAAGAACTTTCGACCTTTTTAGACTAAGGAAAACGGGTCGCGCAGCCGAGCAGGCCCGACCCTAAACGTAATACATGATTGATAAGGATTACTTATGACTCTCAACAAACAAGATGTCGTTAACCATATGATGGGCTTCTTTCAGGCCAAAGCGGTAACCGCTGCATTATCACTCAAACTGTTTGACCATTTTCGCGACACCGACCTGAGCGCTGAACAACTGGCCGACAAAATCGACGCGCCGCTACGCTCAACGGAGCAAATGCTGATTGCGCTGCACGCCATGGGTTATCTCACCAAACAAGATGACCTGTATCAATTACCAGCACAACACCATTCCTTTTTGTTAAGTGATGAACCCATGTGGCTGGGCTGGCTGGGTCGTCATATCGACACCTTCCTGTATCCGCTGTGGGGCGAGCTAAGCAGCGCCGTGAAGAGTGACACCAATCAGCGTGAAGCCGTCTTTGGTGACAACCGCAGCTGGTTCGACATCTTGTATCAAAACCCAGATGACGTCGCTGATTTTCAGGAGTTTTTGGGTAAATTTGCCGCACCGTTCATCGAAGGCTTTGTTAAAGACTATGATTTCTCGCAACACCACTCCTTTTTAGATATTGGCAGTGGCATTGGCACCTTACCCATTGCCGTAGCCAATGCACACCCGGGCGTGTCGCTGGCGATCTGTGAACTGCCGCAGGCGTCGGCTTTTTTACGAGATAAGCTGGGTGAGCAAGGCTACGGCGACCGCATTGAGGTGGTCGAAGGCGACGTGATCGCCGGCAACCTGCCAATTGGCAACTATGATCTCATCCACCTTGGCTGGATGTTGCATGACTATGCGCCAGAAACCCAGGTCACCATCCTCAAAAATATCTATAACGCCATGCCTGCCGGTGGCCGCTTTATTGCGTCAGAAACCCCGTTGAATGATGACAAGTCAGGCCCAGAGTTTACCGCTTTGCTGTCATTAAACATGCTGGTATCCACCGACGGCGGTATTGAAAGCAGCAGTGAAGAATATCTGGCGCGTTTCCATGAAGCCGGATTCAGCAATGCCCGTATTCTAGAGATCCCCGGGCCACGGACCCTGATTGTCGGCGAAAAAGCCTGATCAGACACGAACAGAAGGAGTAGCAGGATGTTAGTCACTAAATTACTAGAGCATATCGCCGAACAGTTTCTCGACGGCGAGCAAGACGGCCTTGAGTCGCAGACCCCCTTGTTTGAGCTGAATATCGTTGATTCGGCGGCCATTTTTGACCTGGTCGATTACCTCAAACAAGAAACCCAGTTAAACATAGGTATGCAGGAGATCCACCCAGGCAACTTTGCGTCAGTCGATGCCATGGTCACCCTGGTTGAACGCCTTCAAACAGAGCAAGCATAAGGAGGCTTGATATGAGTGCCACAAACCCAAAAGTAAACCCGGATATTATGGAAACTCTGCAACAGGAAGTTCTGAAGACCTTTACTGAACTGACTGAGTACCCTGCTAATACTCTGGATCTGACCAGCCACCTGGAGAACGACTTCGGGATAGATTCTATTGCGCTGGCCGAAGTCACCGCGGCATTGACCAAGCAGTTGCAACTCAAAAACCCCCTGTCCATTCAGAACATTCACTGTATCGCTGACGCGGTTAAGCAAATCGCCGCACAGGAATTTCACCTCAGTGAAACCAAAACAACAGGAAGCAGTGATGGTAAGCAAAATGCACACAGCTGGTTGCGCGAACAAGTGATTACTGTGTTTGCCAGTTTCAGTGGCTACAATGCCACGGAGCTGAGTATGGATGCCGAAATTGAAAGTGACTTGGGGATAGATTCAGTCACCGTGGTTTCAGCACAGGGCGAGCTGCTAAAAGCACTGGGACTGAGAGACAACCTGAGCATCCCGAATTGTAAAACCCTGGCGGAACTGGAACAGGCTTTTGCTAAGCTACTGGTTGAAGAAAAAGGCACACAGTGGGCCGATGAGCTGGTCACCAAAAACCCCTTAATTGACGAACTGCTCAACCCTGCGACCCGCAGTGAAGACGTGCAACATCAAATCGACAGTGATGATGGCGATAACCGCACCATGCGCGACTTTGTCGGGATCCAGCACGGCGATCTGTTTCACAAGGCCCGTGAGTTCAAATCCTTTTACGACAAGAAAAAAGCGCAGCAACTATACTGGTATGGTATGCCGCTGGAAACGCCCTGTAAAAATCGCGCCGTTATGTTCGATGAAGTCACTGGCACCAGTCGCGAATTTCTGATGTTTGGCTCCAACAGTTATCTGGGTTTGTCGAATCATCCGGAAGTGATCCAGGCGATCCAAGACGCCGCAGCTCAATATGGCGCAACCAATACCGGTTGTCGGATCATTGCAGGCAGTAACGTGCTACATCTAGAACTGGAACGTAAGCTGGCCAAACTAAAAGGCCGTGAAGCCTGCATCGTTTACCCTTCAGGTTACTCGGCTAACCTGGGCTGTATTTCTGCACTGACCTCTAAACATGACCTGATCTTTACCGATGCCATTAACCATATGAGTATCACCGATGGCTGTAAACTGGCAGGTGCCCAGCGCAAAATTTACAATCACTCGCTGAACAGCCTGGAAAAATCACTGGCCAAGTATGCCGACCATCCCGGTGGCAAGCTGATCGTCACCGATGGCGTCTTCAGTATGCACGGTGATATCGTCGACTTGCCGCGTCTGACTAAGCTTGCTAAGCGTTATGGCGCACGCGTGCTGGTTGATGATGCCCACTCAACTGGCGT contains the following coding sequences:
- a CDS encoding aminotransferase class III-fold pyridoxal phosphate-dependent enzyme, with protein sequence MKFGFIAHPTSVGLKRYVKMLDLLQRNTQDQHTGYNRELWGKANLVPFMNFAKITSASGATCEGMIKYMPLIAEEMIADPRAIAERVVAGVEEFVADGAELVGLGGFTSIVGRRGEATAAKSPIPITSGNSLTTYAGYKALMQIKEWLDINPEKETVAIVGYPGSICLALSRLLLAEGFNLKLLHRAGHKDKAEMLSHLPEQYHHRVTLTGDPDDLYDECKLFAGATSAGGVIDVAKLQPGSIFIDVALPRDVNVDARPARDDILIIDGGCVTATDAVKLGGESLNVTIKQQLNGCMAETIILALEQRRENYSLGRYLEPVKVLEIGELAEKHGFYAYPLASFGERIDRQHVTNLKRYYHQDIYAIDKGDTSQRLTFIDNIIAQDPAKEDTLDRHHQFINPMMVEFLKQQRCDNVFRKAQGTMLYDNDGTGYLDMVAGYGCLNLGHNPSAVSQAVKTFLDEQGPNFIQYISVPEHTAKLAEVLCHLAPGEMGRVFFSNSGTEAVEAAIKLAKAATGKPGIAYLKNSYHGKTLGALSITGREKHRKYFQPLIQAMVEVPFADLDALREALQRDDVGALMLEPIQGEGGVHVPPAGYLSAVQQICRDTGTLLMVDEIQTGLARTGKLFACEWEGIEPDVLMLSKSLSGGLLPIGATLCRSDVWQRAYGTSDRFLVHTSTFGGGNLASVAALTALREIVAQDLAARADELGSYFKSELQTIADQYPFIAEIRGQGLMLGIQFEQTFDGAVAASAREFATRLPGDWHSTWKFLPDPVREHLQAAMTRMEQTLGEMFCLKFVTKFCLDHQILTFVTANSSTVIRIQPPLVISKPEIDRFVSAFASVCEELSTFLD
- a CDS encoding methyltransferase, which codes for MTLNKQDVVNHMMGFFQAKAVTAALSLKLFDHFRDTDLSAEQLADKIDAPLRSTEQMLIALHAMGYLTKQDDLYQLPAQHHSFLLSDEPMWLGWLGRHIDTFLYPLWGELSSAVKSDTNQREAVFGDNRSWFDILYQNPDDVADFQEFLGKFAAPFIEGFVKDYDFSQHHSFLDIGSGIGTLPIAVANAHPGVSLAICELPQASAFLRDKLGEQGYGDRIEVVEGDVIAGNLPIGNYDLIHLGWMLHDYAPETQVTILKNIYNAMPAGGRFIASETPLNDDKSGPEFTALLSLNMLVSTDGGIESSSEEYLARFHEAGFSNARILEIPGPRTLIVGEKA
- a CDS encoding aminotransferase class I/II-fold pyridoxal phosphate-dependent enzyme: MSATNPKVNPDIMETLQQEVLKTFTELTEYPANTLDLTSHLENDFGIDSIALAEVTAALTKQLQLKNPLSIQNIHCIADAVKQIAAQEFHLSETKTTGSSDGKQNAHSWLREQVITVFASFSGYNATELSMDAEIESDLGIDSVTVVSAQGELLKALGLRDNLSIPNCKTLAELEQAFAKLLVEEKGTQWADELVTKNPLIDELLNPATRSEDVQHQIDSDDGDNRTMRDFVGIQHGDLFHKAREFKSFYDKKKAQQLYWYGMPLETPCKNRAVMFDEVTGTSREFLMFGSNSYLGLSNHPEVIQAIQDAAAQYGATNTGCRIIAGSNVLHLELERKLAKLKGREACIVYPSGYSANLGCISALTSKHDLIFTDAINHMSITDGCKLAGAQRKIYNHSLNSLEKSLAKYADHPGGKLIVTDGVFSMHGDIVDLPRLTKLAKRYGARVLVDDAHSTGVLGKTGSGTTEHFNMKGEVDLELGTMSKALSGLGGFVCGDGDVVEFLRFYSNSYVFAATIPAHVAAGVIASIDVMLREPERLTKLWDNIYYFRNLLLQAGFDLENSDSAIVPVVVGDDAKTLALGRAVRARGLYCQTVVFPGVAVGDARLRLSITSEHTQADLDEAYRILVEGALEVGVPLNQDVKAGLAEA